A portion of the Poecile atricapillus isolate bPoeAtr1 chromosome 7, bPoeAtr1.hap1, whole genome shotgun sequence genome contains these proteins:
- the LOC131580868 gene encoding cytochrome c oxidase assembly factor 7 encodes MAGFINFADEEEVRAYLENLHVEYSYQCFKEKDPEGCQRFADYLDAVRKDFVAAARVLRDNCEVHGHSESCYKLGAYQALGKGGLNPDLKAAYKSFVKSCEKGGKKSANACHSAGLLAQDGRANNDQPDPVVARDYYTKACDGNFAPSCFNLSAIYLQGAPGVPKDMSRALKYSLRGCELGHVWACANASRMYKLGDGVEKDDAKAEELKNRAKQLHKEQKEAASSLTFGE; translated from the exons ATGGCCGGCTTCATCAACTTCGCGGACGAGGAGGAGGTGCGGGCGTACCTGGAGAACCTGCACGTGGAGTACAGCTACCAGTGCTTCAAGGAGAAGGACCCGGAAG GCTGCCAGCGCTTCGCCGATTACCTGGACGCCGTGAGGAAGGACTTCGTGGCGGCGGCGCGGGTGCTGCGCGACAACTGCGAGGTGCACGGGCACAGCGAGAGCTGCTACAAACTGGGGGCCTACCAGGCCCTCGGCAAAG GTGGACTCAACCCGGATTTGAAAGCTGCCTACAAATCTTTCGTGAAATCATGTGAGAAAGGTGGGAAGAAGTCAGCAAATGCATGTCACAGCGCTGGGCTGCTGGCCCAGGATGGGAGAGCCAACAATGATCAGCCTGACCCTGTTGTCGCTAGAGATTATTACACAAAAGCCTGTGATGGCAATTTTGCTCCCAGCTGCTTCAACCTGAGTGCGATATACCTGCAGGGAGCACCTGGGGTCCCCAAGGACATGAGCCGTGCCTTGAAGTACTCGCTGAGAGGCTGTGAGCTGGGGCACGTGTGGGCTTGTGCCAATGCCAGCCGCATGTACAAACTGGGGGATGGCGTTGAGAAGGATGATGCTAAGGCAGAGGAGCTGAAAAACAGGGCAAAACAGCTGcataaagaacagaaagaagctGCAAGTTCTTTAACATTTGGGGAGTAA